Proteins encoded by one window of Bactrocera oleae isolate idBacOlea1 chromosome 4, idBacOlea1, whole genome shotgun sequence:
- the LOC138857076 gene encoding uncharacterized protein has translation MSTQISTEKRDYHRFWKSCFERISAQVSSQFKEQDARISQVTSQIAEVSSTEVDELRDRLRELQLNWPIVSTASAKAKPPSFDGTVPFHVFKLQFKNTASSNNWNSGDKVAALFVALKGSAAETLHTIPNCQASSYEMLMGALERWYGSELKKQIVQMELRNRRQKTNESLQEFATEIERLTHLAYAHKSMEYIEDTNIQTFVNRIRDNTTRFAALACPKLTFAKTVSYALTQETASLLCNQTFKAHKVEIEEQTWVNQLLEKIDNMQKALEKSTEEHQKNDGVLKCFNCGKSGHATITSPIIQLDVNAKLRKSKCQIKPIIKTKASQRKRARVGSRKPMLCNLHFKNKQEYV, from the exons ATGTCAACGCAGATATCAACAGAG AAACGCGATTATCACCGCTTTTGGAAGAGCTGTTTTgagcgtatatcagcacaggtgtcctcacagtttaaagagcaggatgcacggatatcgcaggtgacctcacaaatagcagaagtgtcctcaactgaagtggatgaattgagagatcgtctccgtgagctacaattaaattggccaattgtgtcaacagcttctgccaaggcaaaacctccatcctttgatggcactgttccgttccacgtttttaagcttcaattcaaaaatacggcatcttcaaataattggaattctggagataaagtagctgcattgttcgttgcattaaaaggatctgcagcggagacATTACATACCATTCCAAACTGccaggcgagtagttatgaaatgttgatgggtgcattagaaagatggtatggtagtgagcTCAAGAAGCAGATCGTTCAAAtggagttgcgaaatcgccgccagaaaacCAATGAGTCGTTGCAGGAGTTTGcaacagagattgagaggttaactcacttagcttatgcacataaatccatggaatacatcgaggacacgaatattcagactttcgtcaatagaatacgagataacactacacgcttcgctgcattagcatgtccaaaattgacgtttgcaaaaactgtttcgtatgctctgacacaggaaactgcatctctgctttgcaatcaaacatttaaagctcacaaagtagaaatagaggaacaaacttgggtgaaccaattacttgaaaaaattgacaacatgcagaaagcactggaaaaatctacggaagaGCAtcagaaaaatgatggtgtgcttaaatgcttcaactgcggaaaaagtggccacGCAACTAtaaccagcccaataatccaattggacgtaaacgcaaagctgaggaagagcaaatgtcaaatcaaaccaatcattaaaactaaagcgagccagcgGAAAAGAGCACGGGTTGGCTCCCGCAAGCCAATGCTAtgtaatctccatttcaaaaataagcaggaatacgtctaa
- the LOC106615406 gene encoding aldo-keto reductase family 1 member B1, producing the protein MACLAPRIKLSNGQEIPAIGLGTWRSYESDAERSVKDAIDLGYRHIDTAFVYENEKEVGRAINSKIAEGVVNREDVFVVTKLGGIHHDPQLVEQACRNSLSNLGLSYIDLYLIHFPVGQIHKGDDIVHGTLELSDVDYLDTWRAMEKLVDLGLVKGIGLSNFNKQQTERILQDCRIRPLVNQVECHPGFNQKKLIEFSKQRDIVITAYCPLARPKSDQLWPPFLYDSTAKDLSKKYGKTPAQICLRYLVQLGTIPIPKSVTKSRIAENFAIFDFKLSDDDMKIIDGYNTGQRLIPFSGMSHHKYFPFNFDAE; encoded by the coding sequence ATGGCTTGTTTAGCGCCAAGAATTAAACTTAGCAATGGTCAGGAGATTCCGGCGATCGGTCTCGGCACTTGGCGATCGTATGAATCAGATGCAGAGCGTTCAGTGAAAGATGCCATAGATTTAGGTTACAGACATATCGACACAGCATTcgtatatgaaaatgaaaaggaaGTTGGACGTGCTATCAATTCAAAAATTGCTGAAGGTGTCGTTAATCGTGAAGACGTATTTGTTGTCACAAAATTGGGTGGCATTCATCACGATCCACAATTGGTGGAGCAAGCTTGCCGCAACAGTCTATCCAATCTAGGATTAAGCTACATCGATTTATATCTGATACACTTTCCTGTAGGTCAAATTCACAAAGGGGACGATATTGTACACGGGACATTAGAGCTATCCGATGTAGATTACTTGGATACTTGGCGAGCTATGGAGAAGTTAGTGGATTTGGGCTTGGTGAAAGGCATTGGACTTTCTAACTTTAATAAGCAACAAACAGAGCGCATATTACAAGATTGTCGCATACGACCTTTAGTCAACCAGGTAGAGTGCCACCCAGGCTTTAATCAAAAAAAGCTAATTGAATTTTCAAAGCAACGTGATATTGTTATCACAGCATATTGCCCTTTAGCCCGCCCAAAGTCAGATCAACTGTGGCCACCATTTCTTTACGATAGTACTGCAAAGGATCTATCAAAAAAGTATGGAAAGACACCAGCACAAATATGTTTACGATATCTAGTACAATTGGGCACTATACCGATTCCAAAATCGGTTACTAAAAGTCGCATAGcggaaaattttgcaattttcgattttaaattAAGCGACGatgatatgaaaataattgatgGCTACAACACCGGTCAGCGGTTGATACCTTTTTCTGGTATGAGCCAccacaaatattttccattcAATTTCGACGCCGAGTAG